The Gemmatimonadota bacterium genome has a segment encoding these proteins:
- a CDS encoding NAD-dependent succinate-semialdehyde dehydrogenase: protein MTERQSTHRTGLADPALTQALVGETWRATETTFEVRDPWDGSLVARVADAGVEEAREAADHAMAAFERWSRTSAWERSAILRRWFDGILANEGELAGLMAREMGKPVTEARGEVKYAAGFVEFYAEEAKRIHGETIPSQFAHKRLHTNLKPVGPVYAITPWNFPAAMVTRKVAPALAAGCTVILKPAEATPLTALRLAELWLAAGGPSGTLQVLPCLDPVPVSRVLINDPRIRKLTFTGSTEVGMRLYAQAASTMKRLSLELGGHAPFIVCADADVDAAVAQVVASKFRNAGQTCVCANRIYVHADVHDAFVSRFVLAVQGLKVGDPLDPATQIGPLVNADALAKVEAHVADARAGGARLLIGGGSTGGSSYTPTVLTGVRDGMKILEEETFGPVAPIMAFTDEVEVLRAANSVPVGLAAYLWTRDLGRAYRMAESLAYGIVGINDGVPATPQAPFGGVKNSGLGREGGHWGLHEFLDVQYVSTAIG, encoded by the coding sequence ATGACCGAGCGCCAGTCGACCCATCGCACCGGCCTCGCAGACCCGGCGCTCACCCAGGCCCTGGTCGGTGAGACTTGGCGCGCCACGGAGACCACCTTTGAGGTCCGCGACCCGTGGGACGGGTCACTGGTGGCGCGAGTCGCCGACGCGGGCGTTGAAGAAGCCCGCGAGGCGGCCGACCATGCCATGGCAGCCTTCGAACGCTGGAGCCGCACCAGCGCCTGGGAGCGCAGCGCGATCCTCCGGCGCTGGTTCGATGGCATCCTGGCGAACGAGGGCGAGCTGGCCGGGCTGATGGCGCGCGAGATGGGGAAGCCGGTGACCGAGGCGCGCGGCGAGGTGAAGTACGCCGCTGGTTTCGTGGAGTTCTACGCCGAGGAGGCCAAGCGCATCCATGGCGAGACGATCCCGAGCCAGTTCGCGCACAAGCGGTTGCACACCAACCTCAAGCCCGTCGGACCTGTCTACGCGATCACGCCGTGGAACTTCCCGGCGGCGATGGTGACGCGAAAGGTTGCGCCCGCGCTCGCCGCGGGCTGCACGGTCATCCTCAAGCCCGCGGAAGCCACCCCGCTCACGGCCCTGCGTCTGGCGGAACTCTGGCTGGCTGCCGGCGGCCCCAGTGGCACGTTGCAGGTGCTCCCCTGCCTGGACCCGGTCCCCGTGTCGCGCGTGCTGATCAACGACCCACGGATCCGGAAGCTCACCTTCACGGGGAGCACGGAGGTGGGGATGCGCCTGTATGCGCAGGCCGCCTCGACGATGAAGCGGCTCTCGCTCGAGTTGGGTGGACACGCGCCGTTCATCGTCTGCGCCGACGCCGACGTCGATGCTGCCGTGGCCCAGGTAGTGGCGTCGAAGTTTCGCAACGCTGGACAAACCTGCGTGTGCGCCAACCGGATCTATGTCCATGCGGACGTGCACGACGCCTTCGTCTCCCGTTTCGTGCTGGCGGTGCAGGGCCTGAAGGTCGGCGACCCGCTCGACCCCGCGACCCAGATCGGTCCGCTGGTGAACGCAGACGCGCTGGCCAAGGTCGAGGCCCACGTGGCGGATGCCCGCGCGGGCGGAGCGCGCCTCCTGATCGGCGGAGGGTCGACCGGAGGTTCTTCTTATACGCCGACCGTACTGACCGGCGTCCGCGACGGGATGAAGATCCTCGAGGAAGAGACCTTTGGCCCGGTGGCCCCGATCATGGCCTTCACCGATGAGGTCGAAGTCCTTCGCGCGGCGAACAGCGTCCCGGTTGGGCTTGCGGCGTATCTCTGGACGCGGGACCTCGGGCGCGCGTACCGGATGGCCGAGTCGCTCGCGTACGGCATTGTCGGGATCAACGATGGTGTGCCGGCCACGCCGCAGGCGCCCTTTGGCGGGGTGAAGAACTCCGGCCTCGGACGCGAAGGGGGACACTGGGGCCTGCACGAGTTCCTGGACGTGCAGTACGTGTCGACGGCCATCGGCTGA
- a CDS encoding carboxypeptidase regulatory-like domain-containing protein, with product MALALVAPQVAAQAVDVIRGRVTGPERQPLEGVEVTVTTLSGAVSRNGRTDRNGRFMITFPGGDGDYFVSFRSLGFAPRRFEVKRIADEEILIADAQLSRTTQTLGEVRVTGDRGRVNRNEQAQDVAGTERVVNPNNLAAGQQGDLAAMAAATPGVLYVPGADGDPSGFSVLGLAADQNSTTLNGQNFGGADLPRDAMVSASLNSSPYDVSRGGFSGGNLNLRTRSGTNFILRTNSLNLDSPALQWTDAAASALGQQYSNASLGGLVSGPLRLNAAFYNLAYQLGRRSSDLQTLLNTDPVGLQASGLSTDSVARLMSILGSLSVPTTMGGIPSDRLSDQGSLFGGLDFSPPSSRAGSAYSIGGNASWNRFNPVGGQVTELPAHTGRRTNVNAGLQGRHSTYFGFGALSETAVSVNLNRSEGNPFLDLPSGSVRINSQLGDGTNGVRTVQFGGSANLDNASTTTGLNFTNLMSWFSNNNKHRIKLSTELRRDAFEVDQSNNLLGSFFFNSLGDLEAGRAGSYFRQLERRIRSGNQVTGALALGDSYRATQRFQLQYGVRVDGNVFGTSPERNTAVEQAFGVPNNEVPNGLYVSPRVGFSWSYGQAPQIGGFEGAFRGPRAVVRGGAGIFQGTPGTQSIAGALNNTGLADGVQLLNCAGLAVPNPQWSRYLSDQSQIPVECADGTTGTVFASGAPNVSMFDPNFRAPRSVRSNLSWSGAILGNRFNGSFEGTYSLNLNQQGFIDLNFNPVQRFAIAGEGGRPVFVSPSSIDPNTGLIAARDARVDQAFNRVTQSLSDLRSESKQLRASISPFTFNTRYNWSLTYVYSNVRERVRGFGNNTAGDPHAVEWARSNFDSRHQVQYSLYWNAFDLIRVNWFGNVRAGLPFTPLVTGDVNGDGYSNDRAFIPSLVNPSSSVPATGVHSLMETASDRVRDCLRSQAGTIARRNSCQGPWTHTANLSVSFNPIKVRMPQRATLSFNVSNPLGAADMIVNGDNLKGWGQNPNPDPALLVVRGFDRTNNRYIYDVNQRFGATDPRFTAFRAPVTVTAMLRFDVGPTRERQSLMQQLNLGRNIEGNKIPEAMLKAIYGSGGFVNPIATILRQVDTLQLTVPQADSLATLNRWYLVRNDSIWTPIAKSLATLPDRYDSDEAYSTYRQGRRATVDLLMKVARDVRGLLTADQRRKLPPLVASYLDTRYLASIRSGTAGAGGGGGFPGGGPIFMGGGGGGGQQVIIRQ from the coding sequence TTGGCACTGGCCCTTGTGGCGCCGCAGGTCGCCGCCCAGGCCGTAGACGTCATCCGTGGTCGTGTCACCGGACCGGAGCGTCAACCGCTGGAAGGGGTCGAGGTCACCGTCACGACGCTCAGCGGTGCCGTTTCCCGCAATGGGCGCACCGACCGGAACGGGCGCTTCATGATCACCTTCCCCGGGGGCGACGGCGACTACTTCGTCTCGTTCCGGTCGCTGGGATTTGCGCCGCGACGCTTTGAGGTCAAGCGCATCGCCGATGAGGAGATCCTGATTGCCGATGCGCAGCTTTCGCGCACCACGCAGACGCTCGGTGAGGTTCGCGTCACGGGGGACCGCGGCCGGGTCAATCGCAATGAGCAGGCGCAGGACGTGGCCGGTACCGAGCGGGTGGTGAACCCGAACAACCTCGCGGCCGGCCAGCAGGGCGATCTCGCGGCCATGGCTGCTGCCACGCCCGGTGTGCTGTATGTCCCCGGGGCGGATGGCGATCCGTCCGGATTTTCCGTGCTGGGGCTCGCGGCGGACCAGAACAGCACGACCCTCAACGGCCAGAACTTTGGTGGCGCCGACCTGCCGCGTGACGCGATGGTCTCGGCGTCGTTGAATTCGTCGCCGTACGACGTCTCGCGTGGTGGCTTTTCCGGCGGGAACCTCAACCTGCGGACCCGGTCGGGGACCAACTTCATCCTGCGCACCAATTCGCTCAACCTCGATTCGCCCGCCTTGCAATGGACCGATGCGGCGGCGTCGGCCCTGGGGCAACAGTACTCCAATGCGTCGTTAGGTGGGCTGGTCTCCGGGCCACTCCGGCTCAACGCGGCCTTCTACAACCTGGCCTACCAGTTGGGGCGCCGCTCCAGCGACCTGCAGACTCTGCTCAACACCGACCCCGTCGGGTTACAGGCTTCGGGTCTGTCCACCGACTCCGTGGCGCGCCTGATGTCGATCCTGGGGAGCCTCTCGGTCCCGACGACGATGGGTGGCATCCCCTCGGATCGCCTTTCGGACCAGGGATCGCTGTTCGGGGGGCTCGACTTTTCGCCACCGTCGTCGCGGGCCGGCTCGGCCTACTCCATCGGCGGCAACGCGTCGTGGAATCGCTTCAACCCCGTGGGCGGGCAGGTGACCGAGTTGCCGGCCCACACCGGTCGTCGCACCAACGTCAATGCCGGGCTGCAGGGACGTCACTCGACCTACTTTGGCTTTGGCGCGTTGAGCGAGACGGCGGTGTCCGTCAACCTGAACCGCAGCGAGGGGAACCCGTTCCTCGACCTGCCCAGCGGCAGCGTGCGCATCAATTCGCAGCTGGGCGACGGCACCAACGGTGTGCGCACGGTCCAGTTTGGGGGAAGCGCGAACCTCGACAATGCCTCGACCACCACCGGGCTAAACTTCACGAACCTCATGTCGTGGTTCAGCAACAACAACAAGCACCGGATCAAGCTCTCGACCGAGCTGCGGCGCGACGCCTTCGAGGTCGACCAGTCGAACAACCTCCTGGGCAGCTTCTTCTTCAACTCGCTGGGTGACCTCGAGGCCGGACGCGCGGGGTCGTACTTCCGCCAGCTGGAGCGCCGCATTCGCTCCGGGAACCAGGTGACGGGCGCCCTGGCCCTCGGCGACTCCTACCGGGCGACGCAACGGTTCCAGCTGCAGTATGGCGTGCGCGTGGATGGGAACGTTTTCGGGACATCCCCGGAGCGGAACACGGCCGTCGAACAGGCATTCGGTGTGCCGAACAACGAGGTGCCTAACGGGCTCTACGTATCGCCCCGCGTCGGGTTCTCGTGGTCGTATGGCCAGGCGCCGCAGATTGGCGGGTTCGAGGGGGCGTTCCGTGGCCCCCGGGCAGTCGTGCGCGGCGGGGCGGGGATCTTCCAGGGGACGCCCGGCACACAATCGATCGCGGGGGCGCTGAACAACACGGGCCTCGCCGATGGCGTCCAGCTGCTGAACTGCGCCGGCCTCGCGGTGCCCAACCCGCAATGGTCCCGGTACCTGTCCGACCAATCGCAGATCCCCGTGGAATGCGCCGATGGGACGACGGGAACCGTCTTTGCGAGTGGGGCGCCGAACGTCTCCATGTTCGACCCCAACTTTCGTGCGCCGCGATCGGTGCGCTCGAACCTGAGTTGGAGCGGCGCGATCCTGGGCAATCGCTTCAACGGATCGTTTGAGGGTACGTATTCCCTGAACCTCAACCAGCAGGGGTTCATCGACCTCAACTTCAACCCGGTGCAGCGTTTCGCGATCGCCGGCGAAGGCGGGCGGCCGGTGTTTGTCTCGCCGAGCAGCATCGACCCCAACACCGGCCTCATCGCCGCCCGCGATGCGCGCGTTGACCAGGCGTTCAATCGCGTCACGCAGTCGCTCTCCGACCTGCGTTCGGAAAGCAAACAGCTCCGGGCAAGCATCTCACCGTTCACGTTCAACACGCGCTACAACTGGAGCCTGACGTACGTCTACTCCAACGTGCGCGAGCGGGTGCGTGGCTTCGGCAACAACACGGCCGGTGACCCGCACGCGGTAGAGTGGGCGCGCAGCAACTTCGATTCTCGTCACCAGGTGCAATACTCGCTGTACTGGAACGCCTTCGACCTGATCCGCGTCAACTGGTTCGGGAACGTGCGCGCCGGATTGCCGTTTACGCCGCTGGTCACTGGCGACGTGAACGGCGACGGATACTCCAACGACCGCGCGTTCATTCCGTCGTTGGTGAATCCGAGTTCCTCGGTGCCGGCCACCGGGGTACACTCGTTGATGGAGACCGCGAGTGACCGTGTGCGCGATTGCCTGCGGTCGCAAGCCGGGACGATTGCCCGGCGCAATTCGTGCCAGGGCCCATGGACGCACACGGCGAACCTCTCGGTCTCGTTCAACCCGATCAAGGTGCGCATGCCGCAGCGGGCGACCTTGTCGTTCAACGTCTCCAACCCACTAGGCGCCGCGGACATGATCGTGAACGGCGACAACCTCAAGGGGTGGGGCCAGAACCCGAACCCCGATCCGGCCCTCCTGGTCGTGCGCGGCTTTGACCGCACGAACAATCGCTACATCTACGACGTGAACCAGCGTTTTGGTGCCACCGACCCACGATTCACCGCCTTCCGTGCGCCGGTGACCGTGACCGCCATGCTGCGGTTTGACGTGGGCCCGACACGGGAACGTCAGTCACTGATGCAGCAGCTGAACCTCGGGCGCAACATCGAGGGGAACAAGATTCCCGAGGCGATGCTGAAGGCGATCTATGGATCCGGCGGCTTCGTGAACCCGATCGCGACGATTTTGCGCCAGGTCGATACGCTGCAGCTGACCGTGCCGCAGGCCGATTCCCTCGCCACGCTGAATCGCTGGTACCTCGTGCGCAACGACAGCATCTGGACGCCGATCGCGAAGTCGCTGGCCACGCTCCCTGATCGCTACGATTCGGACGAGGCTTATAGCACGTATCGTCAGGGTCGTCGGGCGACGGTGGACCTCCTGATGAAGGTCGCTCGCGACGTGCGCGGCCTGCTCACCGCCGACCAACGCCGCAAGCTGCCTCCGTTGGTGGCGAGTTACCTCGACACGCGGTACCTCGCGTCCATTCGCTCCGGCACGGCTGGCGCTGGCGGTGGTGGCGGCTTTCCCGGCGGCGGCCCGATCTTCATGGGAGGCGGAGGTGGTGGTGGCCAGCAGGTGATCATTCGTCAGTAG
- a CDS encoding lytic murein transglycosylase, giving the protein MLKAALSLLLTLGATALLAQSRSMAQCLADLRTTRAARTITAATWERHLGTVQRDTTVLTSLNAQPEFKLAIWDYFAVMADDERILDGRQMLRDHATLLRDLQRTYGVDPAMVVAIWGIESDYGRGRGGRPVVQSLATLSCEGRRQGYFRGELLAALRILQRGDIAPDRLTGSWAGAFGHTQFMPGTFEWLAVDHDGDGRRDVMDNIGDALGSTANFLKRAGKWQPGATWGYEVLVPPGFSSQGTGRQVQATLAAWRARGIRPVDSTAAPRLASTTRASLLLPAGVRGPAFLVFQNFRAVFRYNAAESYALAIVHLADRIRGQGPLATPWPTDDLGLSRADRREMQALLGARGHAVGRPTAVLTSSVIAAVRAEQTRLGHQVTGRPGQRLLEELRKGR; this is encoded by the coding sequence ATGCTGAAGGCCGCACTCTCGCTCCTGCTCACCCTCGGGGCCACCGCCCTGCTTGCGCAGTCGCGCAGCATGGCCCAATGCCTCGCCGATTTGCGGACCACGCGCGCCGCGCGCACGATCACGGCCGCGACCTGGGAACGTCACCTCGGCACGGTCCAGCGGGACACCACCGTGCTCACGTCGCTGAACGCGCAGCCGGAGTTCAAGCTGGCCATCTGGGACTACTTCGCCGTGATGGCGGACGACGAACGCATCCTGGACGGCCGCCAGATGCTGCGCGACCACGCCACGTTGCTTCGCGACCTCCAACGCACATATGGCGTGGATCCCGCCATGGTCGTCGCCATCTGGGGCATCGAGTCGGACTACGGCCGCGGCCGCGGCGGCCGCCCGGTGGTGCAGTCGTTGGCCACGTTGAGCTGTGAGGGACGGCGACAGGGGTACTTCCGCGGAGAACTCCTCGCCGCGCTTCGCATCCTGCAACGCGGGGACATCGCCCCGGACCGCCTGACCGGCTCATGGGCCGGCGCCTTTGGGCACACCCAGTTCATGCCCGGCACCTTTGAGTGGCTCGCGGTGGACCATGACGGGGACGGCCGCCGCGACGTCATGGACAACATCGGTGATGCATTGGGGTCCACGGCGAACTTCCTCAAGCGAGCCGGAAAGTGGCAACCCGGTGCCACGTGGGGGTACGAAGTCCTCGTTCCACCGGGATTCAGCAGCCAGGGGACCGGACGACAGGTGCAGGCCACCCTCGCGGCCTGGCGTGCGCGAGGGATCCGACCCGTCGACTCGACGGCGGCGCCGCGCCTGGCCTCAACCACACGCGCGTCGCTCCTGCTCCCCGCGGGGGTGCGTGGTCCGGCCTTCCTCGTCTTCCAGAATTTTCGTGCGGTGTTTCGCTACAATGCCGCCGAGTCCTACGCGCTCGCGATCGTGCACCTCGCGGATCGCATTCGCGGCCAGGGGCCGCTCGCGACTCCGTGGCCGACGGACGACCTCGGTCTTTCCCGCGCCGACCGACGAGAGATGCAAGCGCTGCTTGGTGCGCGCGGGCACGCGGTGGGGAGGCCGACCGCGGTGCTCACGTCATCGGTGATCGCGGCGGTGCGGGCGGAGCAGACGCGGCTGGGGCATCAAGTGACGGGGCGACCGGGGCAACGGCTACTGGAGGAGCTACGGAAGGGGCGCTAA
- a CDS encoding alpha/beta hydrolase yields MPVTAQPIQLGNFRGLHAPGAPDRVPVLCVHGAFSCPEQLRPLVESFGSAGIPAYAFPLRGHGPDDRVDGARIADYVMDVLAMIRQLGAPPILLGHSMGGLVVLKVAETGNCRGAILVAAAPPAAVRPTTASLPVFVKLLPRILMGATVAPPREDLRGISLRQVEPALQQRILDTFVPESGSALRDIMLGAVSVDPLKVRVPLLSLIGARDRLVPAGQMRAAARRYGATVREYAEGGHSLFVEPQGEQVKRDMIAWVSQLG; encoded by the coding sequence GTGCCCGTGACCGCCCAGCCCATTCAGCTCGGAAATTTCAGGGGACTTCACGCCCCCGGCGCGCCGGACCGGGTGCCCGTCCTCTGTGTCCACGGGGCCTTCAGTTGTCCCGAGCAGCTTCGGCCTCTCGTGGAGTCGTTCGGCAGCGCGGGAATCCCGGCCTACGCCTTCCCCCTGCGCGGGCACGGTCCGGACGACCGGGTGGATGGGGCTCGCATCGCCGACTATGTCATGGACGTACTGGCGATGATCCGGCAGTTGGGCGCCCCGCCGATCCTGCTCGGGCACTCGATGGGTGGCCTGGTGGTGTTGAAGGTGGCCGAGACCGGGAACTGCCGGGGTGCCATCCTCGTGGCGGCTGCACCGCCGGCAGCGGTGCGGCCCACCACGGCGTCGCTCCCGGTTTTCGTGAAGCTGCTGCCGCGGATCCTGATGGGCGCGACCGTCGCCCCGCCGCGGGAGGACCTGCGCGGGATTTCCCTGCGCCAGGTCGAGCCCGCGTTGCAGCAGCGCATCCTCGACACCTTTGTGCCGGAGTCGGGTTCCGCCTTGCGGGATATCATGCTGGGCGCCGTTTCGGTCGACCCGCTCAAGGTGCGTGTGCCCTTGCTCTCGCTCATTGGAGCAAGGGACCGCCTGGTGCCGGCGGGCCAGATGCGCGCTGCCGCTCGCCGCTACGGCGCCACGGTGCGAGAGTATGCGGAGGGCGGCCATTCCCTGTTCGTCGAGCCACAGGGCGAGCAGGTCAAGCGCGATATGATCGCCTGGGTGTCACAGCTCGGCTGA
- a CDS encoding glycosyltransferase, with amino-acid sequence MLDHRWTISILTIPGREEWLGRLVDSLMDARVDRRARLHIVFNRDVPEAPAEVERHLRRTCGRAPIDVSFNVTSPTIASGRQAQLNACRTERIAFIDDDVTVHGDLLDALDDAMERAPLGLVGIPSLVNDTAVPFKPRETTPGITRDNVRFMTVQGMLVAGYRRLLLDAGGFNQRRRFWGEWTELNLRLWRLGYPTGYVMDGPYLRHWERAPDSPTRNRAGREKDILWGLICTALEFEAETITAETSSFWKLVEERYLAYAFGPELNLQVLLSAMLQLAPQLTAEWAQIAACREERRRDPFPFAPFQVLTEGDVAEVCARAEEQLAAYRGVPTAGTTATVRWRDRLRRGVERLRTA; translated from the coding sequence ATGCTTGATCATCGGTGGACGATTTCGATCCTCACCATCCCCGGCCGCGAGGAATGGCTGGGACGGCTCGTGGATTCCCTGATGGACGCACGCGTTGACCGGCGGGCTCGGCTGCACATTGTCTTCAACCGCGACGTGCCCGAGGCCCCAGCCGAGGTTGAGCGCCACCTCCGCCGAACGTGCGGACGCGCGCCGATCGACGTGAGCTTCAACGTGACCTCGCCAACTATCGCGTCGGGACGCCAGGCGCAGCTCAACGCTTGTCGCACCGAGCGGATTGCCTTTATCGACGACGACGTGACGGTCCACGGCGACCTGCTCGACGCCCTCGATGACGCCATGGAGCGGGCGCCGTTGGGACTGGTGGGCATCCCCTCCCTTGTGAACGACACCGCGGTCCCGTTCAAGCCCCGCGAAACAACGCCAGGCATCACGCGTGACAACGTCCGTTTCATGACGGTTCAGGGGATGCTCGTCGCCGGATACCGGCGCCTGCTGCTGGACGCTGGCGGATTCAACCAGCGCCGACGTTTCTGGGGCGAGTGGACCGAGCTGAATCTGCGGCTGTGGCGACTGGGGTACCCGACGGGCTACGTGATGGACGGCCCATACCTTCGCCACTGGGAACGCGCCCCGGATTCTCCCACGCGCAACCGCGCGGGGCGAGAGAAGGACATTCTCTGGGGGCTGATCTGCACCGCACTCGAGTTTGAGGCCGAGACGATCACGGCAGAGACTTCGTCGTTCTGGAAGCTGGTCGAAGAGCGGTACCTGGCCTACGCGTTCGGCCCGGAACTGAACCTTCAGGTATTGCTCTCGGCCATGCTCCAGCTCGCACCGCAGCTAACGGCGGAGTGGGCACAGATCGCTGCGTGCCGCGAGGAACGCCGACGCGACCCCTTCCCGTTCGCCCCATTCCAGGTGTTGACGGAGGGCGACGTTGCGGAGGTGTGCGCGCGCGCCGAAGAGCAGCTGGCGGCGTACCGGGGCGTTCCAACGGCGGGGACGACGGCCACGGTGCGATGGAGGGATCGGCTGCGGCGGGGCGTCGAGCGGCTGCGGACGGCCTGA
- a CDS encoding M20/M25/M40 family metallo-hydrolase — translation MRRFHSLLLVGLMAPAVALSQGAPRTVAEWRARNERRILDELMQVVSLPNVARNNADMMANADLLQKLFEQRGFTVQRTAGPSAPVILAQLNAANPQGTLTLYIHYDGQPVNAAEWRCGPFAPCVEGPNGKVTLAPDTKLDPEWRVYGRSTSDDKGPIVMLLNAVDALRATGGGPSWNLKVVLDGQEEAGSANFDQFVEQRGKELAADLAITVDGPRHPSTRPTMYYGVRGGAQVTVTVYTAKMDLHSGNYGNWAPDPSVRLGRLLASMKDTTGRVTIDGFYASTTPLTATERRALAAMPGVEAELAKDFGIARPERPETRLEEKLNEPTLNVLAMDAAGGLDAPARTAIPALARARIAMRLVHGNQPAAMTDLVVAHIRKQGYFVVENRAPTDAERLAHPLLARVDRGRGSTAPRTSMDEPMTRSVVAALTRNGVSPVQLPTLGGSMPYGAFSEDLKLPTVGVSLVNHDNNQHGPNENLKLRNLFEGVELLAAILTMPRGGLPVPDQP, via the coding sequence ATGCGTCGATTCCATTCCCTGCTCCTCGTGGGGCTCATGGCCCCAGCCGTCGCCCTGTCCCAGGGTGCCCCCCGTACCGTCGCCGAGTGGCGCGCGCGCAATGAGCGTCGCATCCTCGACGAACTCATGCAGGTGGTGTCACTCCCCAACGTGGCCCGCAACAACGCGGACATGATGGCCAACGCCGACCTGCTGCAGAAACTCTTCGAGCAACGCGGCTTTACGGTCCAGCGCACCGCCGGTCCATCCGCCCCGGTCATCCTTGCCCAGCTCAACGCGGCCAACCCGCAAGGCACCCTCACCCTCTACATACACTATGACGGCCAGCCGGTCAACGCGGCCGAGTGGCGCTGTGGCCCGTTTGCGCCGTGTGTCGAGGGCCCCAACGGAAAGGTGACGCTGGCCCCTGACACGAAGCTCGACCCCGAGTGGCGCGTCTACGGTCGGTCGACGTCGGACGACAAGGGACCGATCGTGATGCTGCTCAATGCCGTGGATGCCTTGAGGGCGACCGGGGGGGGACCTTCCTGGAACCTGAAGGTGGTGCTCGACGGCCAGGAGGAGGCCGGCTCCGCCAACTTCGACCAGTTTGTCGAGCAGCGCGGCAAGGAACTCGCGGCCGACCTGGCAATCACCGTCGACGGCCCGCGCCACCCGAGCACGCGTCCGACGATGTACTACGGCGTACGCGGCGGGGCGCAGGTCACCGTCACGGTCTATACCGCCAAGATGGACCTGCACAGCGGGAACTACGGCAACTGGGCCCCGGACCCGTCGGTGCGGCTCGGCAGGCTGCTGGCGAGCATGAAGGACACGACCGGACGCGTGACCATCGACGGCTTCTACGCGAGCACCACGCCGCTCACGGCCACGGAACGTCGGGCCCTTGCCGCCATGCCCGGCGTGGAAGCCGAGCTGGCGAAGGACTTCGGGATCGCGCGGCCCGAGCGACCGGAGACACGCCTCGAGGAGAAACTCAACGAGCCAACGCTCAATGTGCTGGCCATGGACGCAGCGGGTGGATTGGACGCGCCGGCCCGCACGGCCATTCCGGCCCTCGCACGGGCGCGGATCGCGATGCGGCTCGTGCACGGCAACCAACCTGCGGCGATGACCGACCTGGTGGTCGCGCACATCCGCAAGCAAGGCTACTTCGTGGTAGAGAATCGCGCCCCGACCGACGCCGAACGGTTGGCCCACCCGCTGCTGGCTCGCGTGGACCGCGGGCGTGGGTCCACCGCACCGCGCACCAGCATGGACGAACCAATGACCCGGAGCGTTGTGGCCGCCCTCACCCGGAATGGCGTGTCCCCGGTGCAACTTCCCACGTTAGGCGGTTCCATGCCGTATGGGGCGTTCAGCGAGGACCTCAAGCTGCCGACAGTCGGCGTCTCCCTGGTGAACCACGACAACAACCAGCACGGGCCCAACGAGAACCTCAAGTTGCGCAACCTGTTCGAGGGCGTGGAACTGCTCGCGGCGATCCTCACCATGCCGCGCGGGGGACTACCGGTTCCCGACCAGCCGTGA
- a CDS encoding HAD hydrolase family protein yields MMISRLILSDVDGTLLDERSNPPSGWERFLASLETTDLFTLASSRTTTELLAVQASLGVHGPLITENGSMVVLGMDWPGVLAGRMEQVDGDLVRVVALGSRRSPVLAMMREVAAVCNLEIEYTQDAELDVGPHEGRGRLVVLDDASTRLRSVLVQVSGTRRQRDLLNATLAGSALSMVPGGRWQVVQCGSHKGIAASVLRNMLHAQRCRPQVIAVGDHANDRPMLEMADVRIAVRRPDGSVHPSLIGIPNLQVPEGRGPDAWDEIATLLGAQEAFHA; encoded by the coding sequence ATGATGATCTCCCGCCTGATCCTATCCGACGTCGACGGCACCCTGCTCGACGAGCGTTCGAATCCCCCCAGTGGATGGGAGCGATTCCTTGCGTCCCTTGAGACGACCGACCTGTTCACCCTCGCTTCCAGCCGCACGACCACGGAACTACTGGCCGTGCAGGCATCACTCGGAGTCCACGGGCCGTTGATCACCGAGAATGGCTCCATGGTCGTGCTCGGCATGGACTGGCCTGGCGTGCTGGCCGGGCGCATGGAGCAAGTGGATGGCGACCTCGTGCGCGTGGTGGCACTTGGGTCCCGGCGCTCGCCGGTCCTTGCCATGATGCGGGAGGTTGCGGCCGTGTGCAACCTCGAAATTGAATACACTCAGGACGCGGAGTTGGACGTCGGCCCCCATGAGGGGCGGGGACGCCTCGTGGTTCTGGACGACGCGTCGACGCGCCTGCGCTCGGTGCTCGTCCAGGTGTCTGGCACCCGGCGCCAGCGGGATCTCCTGAACGCGACCCTGGCGGGGAGCGCGCTGTCGATGGTCCCTGGGGGACGATGGCAGGTCGTCCAGTGCGGCAGCCACAAGGGGATAGCGGCCAGTGTGCTGCGGAACATGTTGCACGCACAGCGGTGCCGGCCGCAGGTCATTGCCGTGGGCGACCACGCCAACGACCGCCCGATGCTGGAAATGGCCGATGTGCGCATTGCCGTCCGGCGTCCCGATGGCAGCGTCCATCCCTCTCTGATTGGCATCCCCAACCTGCAGGTCCCGGAGGGGCGAGGCCCGGATGCGTGGGATGAGATCGCAACGCTGCTTGGCGCACAGGAGGCCTTCCATGCTTGA